The window tatctcttcctggatTTTAAGCATCATAAGGGCAGGATAGATTTTCCAACCTTCCAATCATTTGTCTTCCTGCATTTGAAAAATCTTGACTTCTTACCTCCTGGCTAACTGAGACATGAAGGCTGAGGACTCTAAAGGCAGTTGAATAACTGGCCATTCAGCCCCCATGAGGTCTATCTCTGGAGATCCTTGAGCTGCTGAGAAGAGTAGAGCCAAATACAGGCCATCATCAGTGTTCTCTTGTTCTGCTTTGCTTACTTACTTTTTGCATCAGGTCATGGAATTCTGTCCAGTTAAGACCATAACCCTTAGTCATTTCTTTGTGGGGGTTTGATTTCCCCTAAGTGAAGATTTTTAGGTtttattccccttcccccaccaaaTCGACAGAATAACAATCTTCATGTTagttttatgaatattttctttttcttcccagatGTATGAAGCAATTTTTAACCTTCTTTTAAGGTCccagattctctctctccctccttttcccttccctgaaGGAgccaagcaatttgatattggtGACATGTTGATGAGAGGTACAGAATAGGTAGGAGGACCCCACCTGTCCCCCCTCCCACCCTAAGCCCTAAAAGTTCCCTTGACTTGGTCTCATAAGCAAAACCACCTCCAGGAACATGGCTGTCTATGAGATCCTaggtcttttggaattatttacTGATCAGAGAGACTaattgtgggtacacaggctattctagcAGCCATGATACAAATCACCTCCAAGgaaactgccacctggacagtctcaggagctggcatgctgccctgagagataaggtgagctggagtcctagggagctggacattccacccccactgaccaagggcactagacacagctgtgccttatcatctcctccctaacgtaCCCCCCTATCGTGTAATGCAAGTCACTGCATGTACAGAATGCTtgcacccccattccctcattattctttgttctaccccggaagacctaacagtatatacgtaatagctaagcagtaataaaattgagctggaggtataaggcagtagtggcttgactccttattctcagctcccctcctggagggaggtcgctgctgtgggccccaaggtgaagcaagccacaactaATGAGTACTTTTGGAACTCAGGAGTACATTCCCCTTTCTTGTACCTCTAGGGAAGGATCGCATGGGGTTAAATGTAGATGGAAGTTAGGTTAAAGGGAAAGCCAACAAAATGGGGGTGGGCTGGGAAGAATTGGGGAAGTTTTAGGGAGGGACAAGGGACAGGCTTTCTGTGCAAATGTGGTTTAGGGAATCACATCCAAAATAGTCATGGACAGTTAGCTCATTCTTGGGCAGCACTGCAATAGCTTATTATTTCAGTATACTTACTTTGTAAGGTTATTTTGGATGATAATACCAGATGTTCAGGACAAAATAACGTGCATAGCTGTCAGCAAAAAAGTACAGAATATACAAGATAGGTTGTGTCAACTCAAGACCAACacagaaaggtaaaaaataactttttctaacATCCTTTCAGGTCACAAAAGATGGGCTTTTTGTAAGCAGTCATCCAGAAATGTACAGATGAACTATTTGCTCTCAGTCTAGCATTTCCTTTGTATGATCTTATATAGAGTCTGTATAGTCATATGTTTAAGGATAAGTGCATCTACTCTTCATTGTCTTTACagtgaggaaagaggaaagggacaaaaataaagtaaaacatgcaaagcagagaacaaaagaaaaccaacaaggaAGCAGAGAAAAACTGGGTAGATTTGAAAACAATGGGTAAtacttattatataaatttacttgaaatggaaatttgttgTTTACGTTGAATCCTCCTTTGTGGTTTTTCTGTGTACATGACTGTTCCCCCCCATTTTGTATTTAagggtaaattttaaaaaatttaccaaaaaaataataacacaacaacaataatagaaaacactaaagaatgagtaaaatgtaatagtaaaaaaaaaaaaaaagaatttgaatgctattccATTTGGTCACAACTGTTATCCTGGTCTTTTTGGACTACAGCCAAAGCAGAAGAGAGTCTGTTCCGATCCTTTATGCAATCCCTCTAACAACATATTCTTGCATTCTGCatcccactttttaaaaattagtctgcttCCACCTGCATTTTGACCCCTTGAGATCTTTCTCTGGAAGGGCTGGGCTTTTATCATCATGGGTCCTTCAGTACTGATGTGGATTCTAGAGCTGCTAAGGGTGGACTCTGCAGTGTTCTACTTCTATTTACTCCCCTTTGCATCAGGTCATGGAAATTTGCCCACATGTTTTCAATGAGGGTTCTGCCCTCAGCCATTACTTTGTGGGGTTTGGTTTCCCCAAGTGaagatttttacatatttatttcccCCCCAATTTGATGGTATAACAATTTTTATGTTAGTTTATCttgtgaatattttctttttttcctaatgatgTGTAAACATCATCCTTTTGGAAACCTTTTGGATAAAGTTCCAAtcttactgtacatcagagaatcaaTCTACAGTGGAGAAAATCCTCATCACTAATCAGTGTGGTGAATACAGGCTTCATTCATTTTaacatcctttttcttttaaagtcccagattctctctccttcctgcctccctcttcttccccctgAAGAATTTAAACAATTTGATCTACCTTACAGATATGCAACACAGACCAAAGCCAAACAAGCCAAAGAACCATTGGAGggtgaggagaagaaaggaagaaaaaagaaagtttaaaaaagttaGTATGCTTCTTGACATTCCCCTGACAAAATATCTTCAAATGCTGGGAGCTTGGTATCCATTATACACAATTGCCCTCACCCTTGCCCCCATGTCCCTAAAGGAAATGGATATCTGTACTTAAATCTAGTTTGAGGTCCCCTTGgttatcattattaatttctTACTAATTCTGTGTAGTTTTCTGTGTTGTGGAATTCTTACTAAGCAAATGAGATACAAATAATGCCAGCACAAAGGTGAGGTTTAGAACAATCGGCTAGTGTTCTTTTTCTAGGGGGCTTAAGTGAATTATCACAACATTTACCATGTGAGATTCCAGAatgtaattattttcttgattttgagtGATTTATTTCATCCAGGATGACCATAAACCCTCagagaagacaaaaagaagaaaaagatattgagtAAAATTTAAATGGcctaataaagtatttttatcaCAATAACAAAGTTTAATTGAGCATATATTTTTGGCATTGCTTCACTTATGTCTCCCTTTGCAAACACTAAGGGGGACTGGTAATTAAGAATCTGTGGTGATGACCTCCATGAGTTTggccttaataaagaattaaactaaATATGGTATTAACCTCCAGAGTTTACCCTCTCTGTAAGAGACAAAGGTTTGGTCTCAACCAGAGTTTGGTCTCAAGGAAGAACAAAACGAATTATGTttaatataagcatttattagatttCTCTAAACTTATGAATTATGCATGCATGGGGGCCAGTTAGAAAACTGGGCCCAAAATGGGAGTTTTGGGGAACAATATTTTTACAATTGTATTATCAGAAAGGAAAGGTCTAAAAAAGCTGCATCTTTACTTGTCTATCAAGGAAGCTTGAAGGCTTTACCATACTGATTAGTGATAAGGATTTTCCTCCACTGGAGATTCTCAGATGTACAGTAAGATTGGAACTTTATCCAAAAGGTTttcccacactgattacattACTAAAGGTTTCTCTTCAGACTGGATTCTCTGATGATGAGCAAGACTGGCTCTCTCTATGAAAGCCCTTCCACACTGATTACTTATAAGGTTCCCCCTAGGATATATTAAGATTGAATTTGGTTCTGAatgtctttccacattgattataTTCTTAGGGTTTTTCTCCAGCATAGATTCTTTGAGCTGtatgtgaaagtctttccatactGATTCCATTCATAAAATTTTTCCCACAGGAATTATATAAGGTTTCTTCTATTGTGAATTTTCTGATGCACAgtaaaatttctcttctgtaaaagcTTTCCCATTACATTCATAGGTTTTCTTCTCaatgtggattctctgatgtacagcaagatggGCCCTctgaatgaaagtctttccacactgattacattcataaggtttctctccagtgtgaattctttgATGTACAGCAAGACTGGAGCTCTTTGAGAAAGTCTTTCCGCACTGATTACATttgtaaggtttctctccagtgtggattctctcatGTACAGCAAGATGTGACCTgtgaatgaaagtctttccacactgattacattcataaggtttctctccagtgtggattctctgatgcaCTGCAAGATAAGCTCTgtgaatgaaagtctttccacactgattacattcgaaaggtttctctccaatgtgtattctctgatgtacagcaaaaCTAGAGTTATgtctaaaagtctttccacattgattacattgatagggtttttctccagtgtggattctctgatgttcagcAAGACTAGAGCTctttgtgaaagtctttccacattgactacatttataaggtttctccccagtgtggactCTCTCATGTACAGCAAGATGGGCCCTctgaatgaaagtctttccacattgactacattcataaggtttctctccagtgtggattttcTCATGTACTGCAAGATGAGCCCTCTgaatgaaagtttttccacattggttacattcataaggtttctcccttGTGTGGATTCTTTGATGCTCAGCAAGTTTATCTTTCTTACGGAAAgtttttccacactgattacattcataaggtttctccccagtgtggattacCTGATGTTGAACAAGCCCTCTCTTCTctgtaaaagcctttccacactgattacatttataaggtttctccccagtgtggattttCTCATGTAAATCAAGATGAGTCCTCTGAATGAAAGTCTtaccacactgattacattcaaaaggtttctcccTAGTGTGGATTTTCTCATGTAACTCAAGATGGACCCTatgaatgaaagtctttccacatgaATTACATTCATACAGTTTTTCCCTAGTGTGAATTCTTTGATGTTTAGTAAGTCTATCTTTCTTTCggaaagtttttccacattgattacattcataaggcttctctccagtgtgaattctctgatgatgAATAAGAGTGATCTTctctgtaaaagctttttcacattgatcacatttataaggtttctttccggtatggattctctgatgtacaatAAGACCAGGGCAGgttctgaaagtctttccacactgattacatgtataaggtttctctccagtatggattctctgatgttgaaCAAGATATCTCTTCTTTGtcaaagtctttccacattgactaCATTCATAACGTTTTTCTCTATTATAAGTTCTCTGATGAACAGCAGAGATTTCTTTCCAAGTGTAGTTATAGGGACCATCATTCGTGAATCTTTGCTTGTGGGTTTCTTCCAGAGAAAGACTTATCTGTGCAGGAATCTCTTttatttcaaatctgatctctgctactaaaagaaacaaatattaaatgcacATAGTCACATATAAAATTACATTCCTTTCCTTCCACTGGCATAAGGTAAACTGATTTACTTTTGTTTCTCcaagcaaagagaaaaatcttCAAACTTAAATAGGTAgaatcaatcatttaaaaattagctCTTAGCTCACATCTGAAGGATGATTTTATTTACAAAGAGCAACATACATAATCACCTTTGATTTTCACAGCAAACCTGTGACAAATTCTCATTACATTCACAACTCAGGCCATAATTTCAGAATGGCTCAGAGTGACTTGACCCAAATACCAGCAGCGGATAGAACTCAAATCTTGTGACTGGGCATGCTCAGTCCAACAGTAGCAACATCTGCACTTTGGAACCTGCCACTTTACTTTTACTCTCATTGACTGCACTTTCAATCCTTTTGTTATCAACACTATGCCACTTGGTGACAAATATTAAACATTCCTATCATTTCATCATCTAGCTTCTCTATAAGTATAATGTAATTTCCCTTGTGATCAACTTCAATCTTATTTATTCTGCTgcagtatctgagatcacatgaTGAATGCCACAATGATATTTTGTATTTACCCCAGGCATAAAAGATTGTATCCTGGCTCATTGCTTTTTGGCGGGGTTGCCATTACTAATTTCTTTTTCACAAAAGTTTATCTTTAAATGCCTCTGcccattaaaacaaaaataaatttcttgaaataaacaCAACTTTAAAAATGCAAAGCATTTCCTGTCTCTGAAAATGTGTCCTCAtaaagaatcttttaaaaagaagtggataggggcagctaggtggtgcagtggataaagcaccggccctggaggcaggagtacctgggttcaaatccagtctcagacacttaataattacctagctgtgtggccttgggcaagccacttaaccccatttgccttgcaaaaaaaaaaaaagaccatggaggccaactccttcattttaacaATGGAAAGATGGACAAACTGAGGCTGCTCCCGGATTCAGGGACTGGCCCAGAAGACATTGTTAAAAGATATCTGCAAAAGAATCCCAAAGCAGGTTTTCTGGGCTCCACATCTAGCCCTTGCTTCACCACAACACATGGAAGTCTCTTGGAATCCCAGCTCTCATCTACCTGCTTTTACCTCACTCACCCGGACAGCGGCTCCCCAGTCCTTCCTGTTCCAGCATCCATGGTGCTTCCCTTTGTTCAAAATAAGAGATCACATCTTCTTTGGGAACTGGAAGCCCTGGGCAGGAAGAATCAGTTAGGGATGAACTTATTATTTACTTCTCTTTGGGAAAAGGAGTGTGGATACAGAGGTGTTCCATTTTGAGAATTGTCCTATTACATTCAGAGAAAAGTATCTGCACTCCATGTCAGTGCTGAAAATGCAACTAAATAGAGATTAGTCTAAACATCTGAGATGATCTTTGACCTGAAGCTACCTAGAGCTTCAGAAGCAACAAAGGAAACCCTGTCTCTTGGACACAAAAACCAGCActtttctctaataattgatAAATGCTCCAAACATAACATATTAGGGAATAGAGACTCAAGAGTTACCAGGGGAAGTGTCCTTACCCACGGAGAGCAGATTCTGGGCATTCTCCAGCATGACCTCTATGTATAACTTCTTCTGAGGATGGTCCAAGAGGCCCCATTCCTCCTGGGtgaagtccacagccacatccttgaatATCACCAACTCCTAAATTAGCAAAAGTATAGGATACAGAACTAAAAGACattccagaattcttttttttttttaggtttttgcaaggcaaatggagttaagtggcttgcccaaggccacacagctaggtaattattaagtgtctgagaccggatttgagcccaggtactcctgactccaaggccagtgctttatccactatgccacctagccacccccagaattCTAACCATCAATAATgtacaaaaggaaactgaagctcagagaagagATCTGCCCAAAGGCCACAGTCTTTATGAGTGTCAAGAGTTGAAACCATCATCATGAATAACCTAATGAtcagttagaaaaaataaatatgttctttaaaaaaattctgtgaagAGTGCGAGAAGCTGGCAAGTATAAGGTATTCTGCGGGAAAAGTTTTATATGACCActtaaagagaacaaaattaaagaaaagatctGTTTGCTTTCTGAATGGCTGAAATAAGGTCTTACCTGGATGAAAACATGAAGAGGACTCTAAAGAGATATTATTAATCAGAATCTGGGTTTCACTGAATGATGATTCTCAGGCAAGTGAAGAATAATTATCTCTTGTTACATTGATAGCTTCAGGTCATTCTTGGGATGATGTGTCTTAGCCAAACAGCTTATATCTTTGATTTATGATTGCTCTCATTTGTCAATAGTACATATtccttaattaaaatatttaattacaaagagagagagtttCTATAATGGAAAAGGTtgtttcattaattaaaaaagcaatatttaatGGCCTTGGGGTTTATTTGAGCTAATTCatcagaaaaattttttttgtgtgaGAAATAGATGATCTAAACATACCCCTATAACTCTAGAATCTTGGAAGAACAAGAGTCAAGAGAATGAGTCAAAGGCCCTAGTGATGAGCAACAAACAAGAGAGGTTAGTCAGATTTAACCCCTGATACTTGGAAGGGGTCACCTATATTTCTCAACTACTACATGTATAACATGTGTTTTGCCAAGATGCTTAGAACTTGATGGTCTTCCCTTTCCATCATAAGGATATGATTCACTTTATCAGAGATTCTTATGTTTGGGAATCATATTCCATACTATGCATAAATTACCCTTTCTTTATACATTATtgtgatttcttcttttaaaaaaacctgtttggaaaaacctagaaaaacttaCACGAAATGGTGCAtaagtgaacagaatcaagagaatgttgtacacaataaaaacaatgaagaactgtgaatggcctagctattctcagcaatgaataatgatgaagcataatgtctgcctccagagaaagagctgatattGAATACAGTGAagtatgctatttttcactttcttttaagtctttttgtataaaatgactaatatagaaatgttttacatggttatacatgtataatatacatCTCACTGCTGTCTCAGGGAGGTGAGGAAGataaggagaaaaagagggatggaatttgaaattcaaaatttttaaaaaagttacaaaTCACATtgttatggaaaaataaaatacattaaataattttaaaatctgatttatgGTCTTATTTGTAATccacatttcacttttcatttcctttattatttttacttgagAACAATTGCGCAATTTAttactttgttttactttttgaGATTCCCAAGGATTTCtaaatcattctttttctcttcttcattgcATAATATTCATAGTATGGATTCTTATTAAAAGGAAGGCAGTCCTTTTACTGAAGGTTAAGTGACCTCTAATTGATTCCCTAACTCGCACCCACCAATGAGCTAATCaaacctctttctttccttctcaagtGTTTCCACCAGACTAAGGCTCCAGACCTCCTCTTAAGAAACTCATCTCAGGCATCTCTTCATTTATCAGGTGCCTCTACTTCTTTGGGGCTTCTCTGACTTCACCACACCTCTGTATGGCTAGgccattcacagttcttcattgcTCTTattgtgtacaacattctccaggttctgttcactttactttgcacCATGCTTCCTCACTCTGatcccttttcattcttcttttgtgTGTTATCTTCTGCTGTTAAATTGTCAGTAACTTGAGAATGAGGGAATAAAAAACCTTGAATTTGCATGGCAAGCctccccaaagaaatcaaaaggtGGGGGGAGAAAAGATAAGGAATGCAAATACATAAAAGTGAAGTTCAGCctagaagaagagaagcaaaaccCAAAAACATTAAAAGACAATCTGCCCACttttattgaagaaaacaaaCGACTCAAAGGTAGTTATACACAGGCAACTTAGGGATCATAGGCTTCtaaagaaatgactgaataacaaggccacaataataaaggaaataatcTAAGAGAACTGGTCAGAACTTCTGCAACTAGAAAATTAAATTCCAAAAGGAAAGAATTACAGAtcatcttcagaaaaaaaaaaaaccccaaaggctGCAAATTCCAGGAGGAATAATGGTCagatttagtaatttttttttaaaggttttttgcaaggcaagggggttaagtgacttgcccaaggccacacagctaggtaattaagtgtttgaggtcaaatttgaactcaggtcctcctgactccaggactggtgctctattcacttcaccacctagctgtccccagatTTAGCAATTTAATCCAGAAACA is drawn from Macrotis lagotis isolate mMagLag1 chromosome 5, bilby.v1.9.chrom.fasta, whole genome shotgun sequence and contains these coding sequences:
- the LOC141489193 gene encoding uncharacterized protein LOC141489193 isoform X1 translates to MAPGGPGRPAQELVIFKDVAVDFTQEEWGLLDHPQKKLYIEVMLENAQNLLSVGLPVPKEDVISYFEQREAPWMLEQEGLGSRCPVAEIRFEIKEIPAQISLSLEETHKQRFTNDGPYNYTWKEISAVHQRTYNREKRYECSQCGKTLTKKRYLVQHQRIHTGEKPYTCNQCGKTFRTCPGLIVHQRIHTGKKPYKCDQCEKAFTEKITLIHHQRIHTGEKPYECNQCGKTFRKKDRLTKHQRIHTREKLYECNSCGKTFIHRVHLELHEKIHTREKPFECNQCGKTFIQRTHLDLHEKIHTGEKPYKCNQCGKAFTEKRGLVQHQVIHTGEKPYECNQCGKTFRKKDKLAEHQRIHTREKPYECNQCGKTFIQRAHLAVHEKIHTGEKPYECSQCGKTFIQRAHLAVHERVHTGEKPYKCSQCGKTFTKSSSLAEHQRIHTGEKPYQCNQCGKTFRHNSSFAVHQRIHIGEKPFECNQCGKTFIHRAYLAVHQRIHTGEKPYECNQCGKTFIHRSHLAVHERIHTGEKPYKCNQCGKTFSKSSSLAVHQRIHTGEKPYECNQCGKTFIQRAHLAVHQRIHIEKKTYECNGKAFTEEKFYCASENSQ
- the LOC141489193 gene encoding uncharacterized protein LOC141489193 isoform X2; its protein translation is MAPGGPGRPAQELVIFKDVAVDFTQEEWGLLDHPQKKLYIEVMLENAQNLLSVGLPVPKEDVISYFEQREAPWMLEQEGLGSRCPAEIRFEIKEIPAQISLSLEETHKQRFTNDGPYNYTWKEISAVHQRTYNREKRYECSQCGKTLTKKRYLVQHQRIHTGEKPYTCNQCGKTFRTCPGLIVHQRIHTGKKPYKCDQCEKAFTEKITLIHHQRIHTGEKPYECNQCGKTFRKKDRLTKHQRIHTREKLYECNSCGKTFIHRVHLELHEKIHTREKPFECNQCGKTFIQRTHLDLHEKIHTGEKPYKCNQCGKAFTEKRGLVQHQVIHTGEKPYECNQCGKTFRKKDKLAEHQRIHTREKPYECNQCGKTFIQRAHLAVHEKIHTGEKPYECSQCGKTFIQRAHLAVHERVHTGEKPYKCSQCGKTFTKSSSLAEHQRIHTGEKPYQCNQCGKTFRHNSSFAVHQRIHIGEKPFECNQCGKTFIHRAYLAVHQRIHTGEKPYECNQCGKTFIHRSHLAVHERIHTGEKPYKCNQCGKTFSKSSSLAVHQRIHTGEKPYECNQCGKTFIQRAHLAVHQRIHIEKKTYECNGKAFTEEKFYCASENSQ